In Camelina sativa cultivar DH55 chromosome 13, Cs, whole genome shotgun sequence, the genomic window TTTGAGCTggcttttagatttttttttttaactcaaggGGTTGTCTATGAGAATTTTTACCTTAATTTATGGAAGCTTGATATTAAGCTATGGAAACTCATGATTTGTGGAGTTAAACCTTTCTCAAAGGTCATCATTTCTCGGATAGTTTTTCTTTGATGCAATTATCATTGACATACATAAGACTTCAGTGTGTGCATTGCTTCTTATATTCTGTGTTTGTgtcaactgtttttttttttttcctgatgtTATTATTGTTGAGGTGGTATCTCCATTGCAAAGATTCACACCTACTTGGCTTATGGAATGCTATTTGATTGACTCAGGCTATCATTGCCCTGAAAAAGGGAGCTTACTTGCTTAAGTATGGAAGAAGAGGGAAGCCTAAGTTCTGCCCATTTCGCCTTTCTAATGTAagtcttgttttcttctattcCGTTATATTCCTTTTGTTAGCAGATAGTTTCAACTTCTTTATCTTTGGTTTATTTATGGATGGCTGGTGgtgatatttgttttgcaatCCTTTTTGCTATTACAACTTAATTTACGTGTAGCTCGTTTTTTGGTCTTTAAGAAATAGTTGCCGGTAATTTTCAGGATGAAACTGTTTTGATATGGTTCTCTGGAAATGAGGAGAAACATCTGAAGCTGAGCCATGTTTCTAGGATCATATCTGGACAACGCACTGTAAGTTCATGTGTTGATGATGTGGTTTTAATTCTCTCTTGAGCTTGGAGTAAAATACCTAGAACGAGTTCATGGGGACTATTATATTCATTAATGCAACTTTTCATTTGTTAGTTTCCTTAGTTCAAGGGTGCATATTTGCGCCCTACCTATCTCGTTTGATGTTTTGATAATTCTAGCAATGGTGGTTCTTTTGTAGCCTATTTTTCAGAGGTATCCTCGTCCCGAGAAGGAATATCAGTCGTTTTCACTCATATATAGCGACAGGTCTTTGGATGTGGTGAGATTctcttaaattattttcttttttttttttgcttttgtataaAAATAGTTACCCTGTCATTTGAAAAACTACTGTGgttatttgaaattaattaatctattgctacaatttttatttggtaGATATGCAAGGACAAAGATGAGGCTGAGGTGTGGTTTACTGGTCTTAAGGCCTTGGTTTCGCATTGCCATCAAAGAAACAGGAGGACTGAATCAAGAAGTGACGGTACACCATCTGAAGCTAATAGCCCGAGAACATATACCCGGAGAACCTCTCCTTTACACTCTCCATTTAGTAGCAATGACAGTTTTCAGAAGGTACTGGAAGAAGTTTTCTGTGTACACTTTTGTGCATGTGAACTTTAGCTAAATACATTTTCGTTTACCTTTCAGGATGGTTCTAATCACCATCGCATTCACAGTCCATTTGAGAGCCCGCCTAAGAATGGCCTTGACAAGGCATTTTCGGACATGGCATTATATGCGGTTCCTCCAAAAGGATTTTATCCCTCAGATTCTGCAACTATCTCTGTTCATTCTGGAGGCTCGGATAGCATGCATGGACATATGAGGGGTATGGGCATGGATGCTTTTAGAGTTAGTATGTCAAGTGCTGTTAGTTCCTCGAGCCATGGGTCTGGTCATGATGATGGAGATGCATTAGGAGATGTTTTCATCTGGGGGGAAGGCATAGGAGAAGGTGTTTTGGGTGGTGGAAACCGTCGAGTTGGAAGttcatttgaaataaaaatggatTCCTTATTGCCAAAAGCTTTAGAATCTACAGTAGTACTTGACGTCCAAAATATTGCTTGTGGTGCACAGCATGCTGTCCTTGTGACAAAACAAGGAGAAAGCTTTTCTTGGGGAGAGGAATCTGAAGGCAGGCTTGGCCACGGTGTTGATTCCAATATTCAACAACCAAAGCTCATCGATGCACTCAACACCACAAATATCGAGCTCGTAGCATGTGGTGAATTTCATAGTTGTGCAGTTACTCTATCAGGAGATTTGTATACCTGGGGTAAAGGAGATTTTGGTGTTCTTGGACATGGAAATGAAGTCAGTCACTGGGTCCCTAAGAGGGTTAATTTTCTGTCTGAAGGGATACATGTATCATCTATTGCTTGTGGACCTTACCACACAGCAGTCGTTACTTCTGCTGGACAGTTGTTTACTTTTGGGGATGGGACCTTTGGTGTTTTGGGCCATGGAGACAAAAAAAGTGTTTTCACACCTCGGGAGGTTGACTCTTTGAAAGGTCTTCGCACTGTCCGGGCAGCTTGTGGTGTATGGCACACAGCAGCAGTTGTGGAAGTCATGGTTGGGAGCTCAAGCTCGAGTAATTGCTCTTCTGGAAAGCTCTTTACATGGGGTGATGGTGATAAGGGTCGTCTTGGTCATGGTAATAAAGAACCAAAACTTGTGCCCACCTGTGTCGCTGCTCTTGTTGAACCCAATTTTTGTCAAGTTGCATGTGGGCACAGTCTAACGGTTGCACTTACAACAGCAGGCCATGTCTATACTATGGGCAGTCCTGTCTATGGTCAGCTTGGAAACTCACATGCAGATGGAAAAATTCCAAGCCGTGTCGAAGGTAAACTTCACAAGAGTTTTGTAGAAGAGATAGCTTGCGGTGCTTATCATGTTGCAGTTTTAACTTCGAGGACCGAAGTTTACACTTGGGGAAAGGGATCAAATGGTAGACTTGGTCATGGAGATGTAGATGATAGAAATTCTCCGACATTGGTAGAGTCGCTTAAGGATAAACAGGTGAAAAGTATTGCCTGTGGCTCTAACTTCACAGCAGCTGTCTGCATTCACAGGTGGGCATCAGGGATGGACCAGTCCATGTGTTCAGGTTGCCGTCAGCCCTTCAGTTTTAAAAGAAAGAGGCACAATTGCTATAATTGCGGACTAGTGTTTTGCCACTCGTGCACTAATAAAAAGTCGTTGAAAGCTTGTATGGCACCGAACCCGAGCAAACCATATCGAGTGTGTGACAAGTGTTTCAACAAATTGAAAAAGACCATGGAAACTGATCCATCCTCTCATTCTTCGCTGAGTAGAAGAGGAAGCATTAACCAGGGATCAGATCCCATTGAAAAAGATGACAAGTTCGATTCTAGATCCGATGGACAGTTAGCTAGATTTTCATTGATGGATTCCATGAGGCAAGTGGATAATCGAtataagaagaacaagaaatacGAATTCAATAGTAGTCGTGTCTCGCCTATACCAAGTGGAAGCTCTCAACGGGGTGCGCTTAACATAGCCAAGTCTTTTAATCCAGTATTTGGAGCGTCAAAGAAGTTCTTCTCAGCTTCTGTTCCTGGCTCTCGAATTGTGTCGCGGGCAACTTCCCCAATATCGAGACGTCCTAGTCCACCTCGTTCAACTACACCAACTCCCACTCTTTCGGGACTAGCTACACCAAAATTTTTAGTGGATGATACTAAGAGAACCAATGATAACCTAAGCCAAGAGGTCGTTAAGCTAAGATCTCAGGTAACTTTGCTCTTTCTCTTATTTCCATCATCCCTCACACATCTATTGCTGCAAAAAACGTAGTTGGTGAAATTTTGCTACTATGTTTCTGTCATTCTGTGTTTCCTGATCACGGTGAATTACGTTCCGGATTTTACCATGTTGGTTAGATCACGGTATAGGGTTTCAGAAGGTGTGGCCGCCAATTTACTTGGTTCCGTgaagaaacatttttttcattttcaaatttaattactGCCTCAGTAAGTCAGTTTCTATATATGACCGCGTTTTTGCTAACCAGTAAATGATATGTCAGGTTGAAAGTCTTACAAGGAAGGCCCAGCTTCAAGAAGTTGAGCTGGAAAGAACAGCCAAGCAGCTAAAAGAGGCGTTGGCAATCGCTAATGAAGAAACGACGAGATGCAAGGCAGCAAAAGAAGTGATCAAATCACTTACCGCTCAAGTAAtttctaagtttaaaaaatagatatggTTTATGCACTGAGTGGCTATTTTTTATACTGAATATAAGGATCAACGCAACTATGCAGTTAAAGGACATGGCTGAAAGATTACCTGTTGGATCAGCTCGGACTGTGAAGTCTCCTCCGTCTCTGAATTCATTTGGTTCCAGCCCTGGTCGCATTGACCCTTTTAATATCTTAAACCAACCAAATAGCCAAGAATCCGAGCTGAATGGCACAAATACCCCAATGTTTTCTAATGGGACCATGACACCTGTATTTGGGAATGGTGAAGCAACGAATGAAGCACGGAGCGAGAAGGAATGGGTTGAACAGGATGAACCTGGAGTCTATATCACTCTTACAGCCTTATCCGGAGGGGCTAGAGATCTCAAACGCGTCCGGTTCAGGTACAATAGTTTCTCATCTTAcctaaaaagaaacaataagatTTATGTGTCCGAAGATGGGACTGTAACTTTGCTCGACCAATTTGTTTTCTGACAGCCGAAAAAGGTTTAGTGAGAAACAAGCAGAGCAATGGTGGGCAGATAACAGAGGACGAGTCTATGAACAATACAATGTTCGCATGGTTGACAAAGCCAGTGAGGACTTGCCTCATTGAAACTCTTTAACACCAACCagttctctatttttttcctatgCCCGAGTTAGGTGAGTGCAGAACCTCGGGATATAACAAcagatatatatagagagaaattAGATGTTTTAAAGTGCTTCTTTCATTGTAGTTTGGGATATTTGTCGGGTGTTGATTGTGATAGAGTTGTAAATTCTTTATGGTGTCATGCTGTAAATCCTATAAACATACAATGTTTTTACTCAGAAACAATGCTCAGTAATTGGTTTTCAAGCATATTTGTTGATACATCATAATATCGGAAACTAAAAAGTTACTGATATTGTTctaacaaaagtcaaaaccaagtAGAACTGGAACTCAGGTGgtgtcttcatcttcatcttccttgaGCTTGAATTCTACGGTTTCAGAACGCCATGGCGAAGGCGATGTAGGTAACGAAGAATGGTAATGGACAGGTGAGTCTGGTGGTGAGCGCCATTGAGTTGAGCATTCCAGCAAATTGGAAAACTCCTCCATTGGTACCTCTTTGAGTTCATCCCAAGTATCATCATCCATCTTGGGCGcaaaaacaaacgaaaaagaGTCATAAAAGTTGCTCAAAACAAGGGCTAGAACAGGATGCTATGTGTTTGGCTTTTCTAAACCTTTATGGCCTACCTTAACCATTGACCTTAGAACGATTCTCTTACAGTTCAGCAGAGTCTAGATAGACAGAGATAAGGTAAGGGAAAAGCTAATATCTTACCTCTTTAATATTGTATTCGGGAATCACTTCCTTGATCTTGGTATCTGGAAAGCAGAACAAGAATAGGCTTCAGAGATTAAGTCAAGCAAAGGAAACATTAAATTGAAACAGTATGGAGAAAAACAAATTGGGGTCCTTTCTTTGCAGTCAATATTACCATGTCCATGAAGGATGATATGTTCAGCGAAGTAGCTGTCCCACTGGCTTTGTTGTTGAGCTTCAATGCATTTGCTGTGGTCATGCAAAAAGCCTTCCTTTGCTATGTCAAAGTCTAATCCCTCAACATTCTTCGTCGTCTTGGAAGAAGCTTGAGGTTGCAACTTTGACTTGTTTGTGATATCATGGAGAGCCTTGCGGCTTCCAAAACCCGCCCCATATTTCTTTGGAGCTGCTAGCGATCCCTTACCTTTTCCCGCAGCAACCACCTCTACAACAatgtcaaacaaaacaaaaacactcagAACAGgaatcagaaacaaaacaatagaaaTCTTCAATCAAAGAAAGGAAAGCACACTTAACACTgataccccaaaaaaaaaaaacattctcatGCTTCTGACTTTTACACAGTTATAACATTTTACACTGATGATAAACAGATGCGAGATAGACACAACAAAGCTGAACTAAACATAGTTATATTTGAACCTAAGCATAAGAACCAAGATGTCATATCCCAAGAGAAAATAATTGCAATTTGGTAGGTCCTTACTGTTTCATATCTTTTCTAAATTACAAAAGATTTTGCTACCTTGGGGACAATCAAACGAgtcatcatcaaaaaaaaaacacacacaaattttgCTGCTtgtagaaaaagagaaaaccaaaagattGAAGAAGTAGGGAAAGATTATTACTTTTTCCATGGGCAGC contains:
- the LOC104735251 gene encoding uncharacterized protein LOC104735251 — translated: MSRNGRMASDLSRAGPVERDIEQAIIALKKGAYLLKYGRRGKPKFCPFRLSNDETVLIWFSGNEEKHLKLSHVSRIISGQRTPIFQRYPRPEKEYQSFSLIYSDRSLDVICKDKDEAEVWFTGLKALVSHCHQRNRRTESRSDGTPSEANSPRTYTRRTSPLHSPFSSNDSFQKDGSNHHRIHSPFESPPKNGLDKAFSDMALYAVPPKGFYPSDSATISVHSGGSDSMHGHMRGMGMDAFRVSMSSAVSSSSHGSGHDDGDALGDVFIWGEGIGEGVLGGGNRRVGSSFEIKMDSLLPKALESTVVLDVQNIACGAQHAVLVTKQGESFSWGEESEGRLGHGVDSNIQQPKLIDALNTTNIELVACGEFHSCAVTLSGDLYTWGKGDFGVLGHGNEVSHWVPKRVNFLSEGIHVSSIACGPYHTAVVTSAGQLFTFGDGTFGVLGHGDKKSVFTPREVDSLKGLRTVRAACGVWHTAAVVEVMVGSSSSSNCSSGKLFTWGDGDKGRLGHGNKEPKLVPTCVAALVEPNFCQVACGHSLTVALTTAGHVYTMGSPVYGQLGNSHADGKIPSRVEGKLHKSFVEEIACGAYHVAVLTSRTEVYTWGKGSNGRLGHGDVDDRNSPTLVESLKDKQVKSIACGSNFTAAVCIHRWASGMDQSMCSGCRQPFSFKRKRHNCYNCGLVFCHSCTNKKSLKACMAPNPSKPYRVCDKCFNKLKKTMETDPSSHSSLSRRGSINQGSDPIEKDDKFDSRSDGQLARFSLMDSMRQVDNRYKKNKKYEFNSSRVSPIPSGSSQRGALNIAKSFNPVFGASKKFFSASVPGSRIVSRATSPISRRPSPPRSTTPTPTLSGLATPKFLVDDTKRTNDNLSQEVVKLRSQVESLTRKAQLQEVELERTAKQLKEALAIANEETTRCKAAKEVIKSLTAQLKDMAERLPVGSARTVKSPPSLNSFGSSPGRIDPFNILNQPNSQESELNGTNTPMFSNGTMTPVFGNGEATNEARSEKEWVEQDEPGVYITLTALSGGARDLKRVRFSRKRFSEKQAEQWWADNRGRVYEQYNVRMVDKASEDLPH
- the LOC104735250 gene encoding uncharacterized protein LOC104735250 yields the protein MANTTARGQMIFQDENALAAHGKKVVAAGKGKGSLAAPKKYGAGFGSRKALHDITNKSKLQPQASSKTTKNVEGLDFDIAKEGFLHDHSKCIEAQQQSQWDSYFAEHIILHGHDTKIKEVIPEYNIKEMDDDTWDELKEVPMEEFSNLLECSTQWRSPPDSPVHYHSSLPTSPSPWRSETVEFKLKEDEDEDTT